One genomic region from Streptomyces venezuelae encodes:
- a CDS encoding HAMP domain-containing protein → MESGTAARRGGGSGTRARGGRPRGGTVQVDEASLERLLAALVSMRDGNFRKRLTVSGDGVMAEISAVFNEVADRQMHVTGELSRVRRVVGREGKLSERLEAGATEGAWAAAIEAANALVDDLARPVSEVGRVLSAVAEGDLDQRMDLRSEGADGGVRPLRGEFLKVARTANNLVDQLSVFASEVTRVAVEVGTDGKLGGQAQVRGVSGSWKDLTDSVNTMANRLTAQVRDIALVTTAVADGDLSQKVTANVAGEMLELKNTVNRMVDQLSSFSSEVTRVAREVGTEGELGGQAEVAGVAGVWKDLTDSVNTMAGNLTNQVRGIAEVTTAVANGDLSQKVRVSARGEIAQLADTINQMTETLRTFADEVTRVSGEVGAQGLLGGQAQVPGAAGTWKDLTDSVNTVFRNITTQVRDIAQVTTAVANGDLSQKVTVDVAGEMLELKNTVNTMVDQLSAFGSEVTRVAREVGVEGLLGGQAEVPGAAGTWKDLTDSVNTAFRNLTGQVRDIAQVTTAVANGDLSQKVTVDVAGEMLELKNTVNTMVSQLSSFADQVTRMARDVGTEGRLGGQARVDGVSGRWRELTDSVNFMAGNLTSQVRQIAQVTTAVARGDLSQKIDVDARGEILELKNTINTMVDQLSAFADQVTRVAREVGTDGRLGGQAQVPGVAGVWRDLTDSVNGMAGNLTTQVRNIAQVATAVARGDLSQKIDVDARGEILELKNTLNTMVDQLSNFAEQVTRVAREVGTEGILGGQAEVQGVSGTWKDLTQSVNFMANNLTIQVRNIAEVTTAVAMGDLSKKITVDARGEILELVTTVNTMVDQLSNFADEVTRVAREVGTEGILGGQARVRGVTGTWKDLSDNVNLMANNLTSQVRNISRVSAAVANGDLTKKVTVEARGEVAELAETVNTMVTTLSSFADEVTRVAREVGTEGELGGQARVPGVSGTWKDLTESVNSMADNLTGQVRQIAAVTTAIAKGDLTKKIDIDARGEIQELKNTINTMVDQLSNFAEEVTRVAREVGTDGQLGGQARVRDVEGTWSDLTESVNEMAGNLTRQVRAIAAVATAVTRGDLNVKIDGVDAAGEIQALQDNINTMIANLRDTTLANDEQDWLKSNLARISGLMQGRRDLDDVASLIMSELTPVVSAQHGAFFVAMPTGHAHSDAELVGEGDGSYELRMRGSYGYSTGSMPTSFRPGETLIGTAAEEKRTIQVNVPPGYLKISSGLGEASPAHVIVLPVLFEGKVLGVIELASFQPFAQIQRDFLNQIAELIATTVNTISVNTKTEVLLQQSQELTEQLKERSAELEHRQKELQGSNLELEEKAELLARQNRDIEVKNTEIEEARQVLEERAEQLAVSMRYKSEFLANMSHELRTPLNSLLILAKLLADNAETNLTPKQVEFAETIHGAGSDLLQLINDILDLSKVEAGKMDVSPTRIALVQLVDYVEATFRPLTAEKGLDFSVRVSPELPATLHTDEQRLLQVLRNLLSNAVKFTDSGAVELVIRPANADVPQSIREQLLEAGSLRDPEADLIAFSVTDTGIGIAASKMRVIFEAFKQADGTTSRKYGGTGLGLSISREIARLLGGEIFAASESGRGSTFTLYLPLSPTELPSHGYGQGASDAEDAQQGAEEGAAGAVHAFPHFPPAPVRTEARSGAGALFRHRRKAAAEATGARTAVPGQSGQQGAVDRTEPEAEVEPRRTFNFSGERVLIVDDDIRNVFALTSVLEQHGLAVLYAENGREGIEVLEQHDDVTVVLMDIMMPEMDGYATTTAIRRMPQFAGLPIIALTAKAMKGDREKAIESGASDYVTKPVDPDHLLSVMEQWMRGE, encoded by the coding sequence GTGGAGTCTGGCACGGCGGCGCGGCGTGGCGGCGGGAGCGGCACGCGCGCGAGGGGCGGGCGTCCTCGTGGGGGGACGGTCCAGGTGGACGAGGCGTCGTTGGAGCGGTTGCTGGCTGCGCTGGTGTCGATGCGGGACGGGAACTTCCGCAAGCGGCTCACGGTGTCCGGTGACGGGGTCATGGCGGAGATCTCCGCCGTGTTCAACGAGGTCGCGGACCGGCAGATGCACGTGACGGGGGAGTTGTCGCGGGTCCGGCGGGTCGTCGGGCGCGAGGGAAAGCTGTCCGAGCGTCTGGAGGCCGGGGCGACCGAGGGGGCGTGGGCCGCGGCGATCGAGGCCGCGAACGCGCTCGTCGACGATCTGGCCAGGCCCGTGTCCGAGGTGGGGCGGGTGCTTTCGGCGGTGGCCGAGGGTGACCTCGACCAGCGGATGGACCTGCGTTCGGAGGGTGCCGACGGAGGCGTACGGCCGCTGCGAGGGGAGTTCCTGAAGGTCGCGCGTACCGCCAACAACCTCGTCGACCAGCTGTCGGTCTTCGCGTCCGAGGTGACGAGGGTCGCCGTCGAGGTGGGTACGGACGGCAAGCTGGGCGGGCAGGCGCAGGTGCGTGGGGTGTCCGGTTCGTGGAAGGACCTCACGGACTCGGTCAACACCATGGCGAACCGGCTGACGGCCCAGGTGCGGGACATCGCGCTCGTGACGACGGCGGTCGCGGACGGTGATCTGTCGCAGAAGGTCACGGCGAACGTCGCCGGCGAGATGCTGGAGCTGAAGAACACCGTCAACCGGATGGTGGACCAGCTGTCGTCGTTCTCCTCCGAGGTCACGCGTGTGGCCCGTGAGGTGGGTACGGAGGGCGAGCTCGGCGGTCAGGCCGAGGTGGCCGGGGTCGCGGGTGTGTGGAAGGACCTCACCGATTCCGTCAACACGATGGCGGGAAATCTCACCAATCAGGTGAGAGGGATCGCCGAGGTGACGACGGCGGTCGCCAACGGCGACCTGTCGCAGAAGGTGCGGGTCTCCGCGCGCGGTGAGATCGCGCAGCTCGCGGACACGATCAACCAGATGACCGAGACGCTGCGGACGTTCGCCGACGAGGTGACCCGGGTGTCGGGCGAGGTCGGCGCGCAGGGTCTGCTGGGTGGTCAGGCGCAGGTGCCGGGCGCCGCGGGGACGTGGAAGGACCTGACCGACTCGGTCAACACCGTCTTCCGGAACATCACCACGCAGGTGCGGGACATCGCGCAGGTGACGACGGCGGTGGCCAACGGTGACCTGTCGCAGAAGGTCACGGTCGACGTGGCCGGCGAGATGCTGGAGCTGAAGAACACCGTCAACACCATGGTCGACCAGCTGTCGGCCTTCGGTTCCGAGGTGACCCGGGTCGCCCGGGAGGTCGGTGTCGAGGGTCTGCTGGGTGGTCAGGCCGAGGTGCCGGGCGCCGCGGGGACCTGGAAGGACCTCACGGACTCGGTGAACACGGCCTTCCGGAACCTGACGGGTCAGGTGCGGGACATCGCGCAGGTGACGACGGCGGTGGCCAACGGTGACCTGTCGCAGAAGGTCACGGTCGACGTGGCCGGCGAGATGCTGGAGCTGAAGAACACCGTCAACACCATGGTGTCGCAGCTCTCGTCCTTCGCGGACCAGGTGACGCGGATGGCGCGGGACGTGGGTACCGAGGGCCGGCTCGGCGGACAGGCGCGGGTGGACGGTGTCTCCGGCCGCTGGCGTGAGCTCACCGACTCCGTGAACTTCATGGCCGGCAACCTGACCTCGCAGGTGCGGCAGATCGCTCAGGTGACGACGGCGGTCGCCCGTGGTGACCTGTCGCAGAAGATCGACGTGGACGCCCGGGGCGAGATCCTGGAGCTGAAGAACACCATCAACACGATGGTCGACCAGCTCTCCGCCTTCGCGGACCAGGTGACCCGGGTCGCCCGCGAGGTGGGTACCGACGGCCGGCTCGGCGGGCAGGCGCAGGTGCCGGGTGTGGCCGGTGTGTGGCGTGATCTGACGGACTCGGTGAACGGCATGGCCGGGAACCTCACGACCCAGGTCCGTAACATCGCGCAGGTCGCCACGGCGGTCGCCCGCGGCGACCTGTCGCAGAAGATCGACGTGGACGCCCGGGGCGAGATCCTGGAGCTGAAGAACACCCTCAACACGATGGTGGACCAGCTCTCGAACTTCGCCGAGCAGGTGACACGCGTGGCCCGCGAGGTGGGCACCGAGGGCATCCTCGGTGGTCAGGCCGAGGTGCAGGGGGTCTCCGGCACCTGGAAGGACCTCACCCAGTCGGTGAACTTCATGGCGAACAACCTCACCATCCAGGTGCGGAACATCGCCGAGGTCACGACGGCGGTCGCCATGGGCGACCTCTCCAAGAAGATCACGGTCGACGCCCGGGGCGAGATCCTGGAGCTGGTCACGACCGTCAACACGATGGTCGACCAGCTGTCGAACTTCGCGGACGAGGTCACGCGCGTGGCCCGCGAGGTGGGTACGGAGGGCATCCTCGGCGGCCAGGCACGCGTACGCGGTGTCACGGGTACGTGGAAGGACCTCAGCGACAACGTGAACCTGATGGCCAACAACCTGACGAGTCAGGTGCGGAACATCTCCCGGGTCTCCGCGGCCGTCGCCAACGGCGATCTGACGAAGAAGGTGACGGTCGAGGCGCGCGGCGAGGTCGCCGAGCTCGCCGAGACCGTCAACACGATGGTGACGACCCTGTCGTCCTTCGCCGACGAGGTCACGCGTGTGGCCCGTGAGGTGGGTACGGAGGGCGAACTGGGCGGTCAGGCGCGGGTGCCGGGTGTCTCCGGCACCTGGAAGGACCTGACCGAGTCGGTGAACTCGATGGCCGACAACCTCACGGGCCAGGTGCGGCAGATCGCCGCCGTCACCACCGCCATCGCCAAGGGCGACCTGACCAAGAAGATCGACATCGACGCGCGCGGTGAGATCCAGGAGCTGAAGAACACCATCAACACGATGGTCGACCAGCTGTCGAACTTCGCCGAGGAGGTCACGCGTGTGGCCCGCGAGGTGGGCACCGACGGGCAGCTCGGCGGCCAGGCCCGGGTCCGGGACGTGGAGGGCACCTGGAGCGACCTCACCGAGTCCGTGAACGAGATGGCCGGGAACCTCACCCGGCAGGTGCGGGCCATCGCGGCCGTCGCCACCGCGGTGACCCGCGGCGACCTCAACGTCAAGATCGACGGTGTGGACGCGGCCGGTGAGATCCAGGCGCTCCAGGACAACATCAACACGATGATCGCCAACCTGCGCGACACCACTCTCGCCAACGACGAGCAGGACTGGCTCAAGAGCAACCTGGCCCGAATCTCCGGCCTCATGCAGGGCCGCCGGGACCTCGACGACGTCGCCTCGCTCATCATGAGCGAGCTGACGCCGGTGGTCTCGGCGCAGCACGGTGCCTTCTTCGTCGCCATGCCGACCGGTCACGCCCACAGCGACGCCGAACTCGTCGGTGAGGGCGACGGCTCGTACGAGCTGCGGATGCGCGGGAGTTACGGATACTCCACCGGGTCCATGCCGACCTCGTTCCGCCCCGGCGAGACGCTGATCGGGACGGCCGCCGAGGAGAAGCGGACCATCCAGGTCAACGTGCCGCCGGGCTACCTGAAGATCTCCTCGGGGCTCGGGGAGGCCTCGCCCGCGCACGTGATCGTGCTTCCGGTGCTCTTCGAGGGCAAGGTCCTCGGTGTGATCGAGCTGGCGTCGTTCCAGCCGTTCGCGCAGATCCAGCGTGACTTCCTCAACCAGATCGCCGAGTTGATCGCGACCACCGTCAACACCATCAGCGTCAACACCAAGACCGAGGTGCTGCTCCAGCAGTCGCAGGAGCTCACGGAGCAGCTGAAGGAGCGCTCGGCCGAGCTGGAGCACCGGCAGAAGGAGCTCCAGGGCTCCAACCTGGAGCTGGAGGAGAAGGCGGAGCTGCTCGCCCGGCAGAACCGCGACATCGAGGTGAAGAACACCGAGATCGAGGAGGCCCGGCAGGTCCTGGAGGAGCGTGCCGAGCAGCTCGCCGTCTCCATGCGGTACAAGTCGGAGTTCCTGGCGAACATGTCGCACGAGCTGCGCACCCCGCTCAACTCGCTGCTGATCCTCGCCAAGTTGCTCGCGGACAACGCCGAGACCAATCTGACGCCGAAGCAGGTCGAGTTCGCCGAGACCATCCACGGCGCCGGTTCGGACCTGCTCCAGCTGATCAACGACATCCTCGACCTGTCGAAGGTCGAGGCGGGCAAGATGGACGTCTCGCCGACCCGGATCGCTCTCGTCCAGCTCGTCGACTACGTGGAGGCCACCTTCCGGCCGCTCACGGCGGAGAAGGGGCTCGACTTCTCGGTGCGGGTCTCGCCCGAACTGCCGGCCACGCTCCACACCGACGAGCAGCGCCTGCTGCAGGTGCTGCGCAACCTCCTCTCCAACGCGGTGAAGTTCACCGACTCCGGCGCGGTGGAGCTGGTGATCCGTCCGGCCAACGCGGATGTGCCGCAGTCGATCCGCGAGCAGCTCCTGGAGGCGGGTTCGCTGCGCGACCCGGAGGCCGATCTGATCGCGTTCTCCGTCACGGACACCGGGATCGGGATCGCGGCGAGCAAGATGCGGGTCATCTTCGAGGCGTTCAAGCAGGCCGACGGTACGACCAGCCGGAAGTACGGCGGTACGGGTCTGGGGCTCTCGATCAGCCGGGAGATCGCGCGGCTGCTCGGCGGCGAGATCTTCGCGGCGAGCGAGTCGGGCCGCGGTTCGACGTTCACGCTCTATCTGCCGCTGAGCCCGACGGAGCTGCCGTCGCACGGGTACGGGCAGGGGGCGTCGGACGCCGAGGACGCGCAGCAGGGTGCCGAGGAGGGGGCGGCCGGGGCCGTGCACGCGTTCCCGCACTTCCCGCCTGCGCCCGTACGGACCGAGGCGCGGTCCGGGGCCGGGGCGCTGTTCCGGCACCGGCGGAAGGCAGCGGCGGAGGCGACCGGGGCGCGGACGGCCGTACCGGGGCAGTCCGGTCAGCAGGGTGCCGTGGACCGGACGGAGCCGGAGGCGGAGGTCGAGCCCCGGCGCACCTTCAACTTCTCGGGCGAGCGGGTGCTCATCGTGGACGACGACATCCGTAACGTCTTCGCGCTCACGAGCGTCCTGGAGCAGCACGGGCTCGCGGTGCTGTACGCGGAGAACGGGCGCGAGGGGATCGAGGTCCTGGAGCAGCACGACGACGTGACGGTCGTGCTGATGGACATCATGATGCCGGAGATGGACGGGTACGCGACGACGACCGCGATCCGGCGGATGCCGCAGTTCGCGGGGCTGCCGATCATCGCTCTGACGGCGAAGGCCATGAAGGGCGACCGGGAGAAGGCGATCGAGTCGGGTGCCTCGGACTATGTGACGAAGCCGGTGGACCCCGACCATCTGCTGTCCGTCATGGAGCAGTGGATGCGGGGGGAGTGA
- a CDS encoding two-component system response regulator, translating to MVQKAKILLVDDRPENLLALEAILSALDQTLVRASSGEEALKALLTDDFAVILLDVQMPGMDGFETAAHIKRRERTRDIPIIFLTAINHGPHHTFRGYAAGAVDYISKPFDPWVLRAKVSVFVELYMKNCKLREQAALLRLQLEGGGEGGHGKESAGLLAELSARLAAVEEQAEALSKQLDDDSADAAAVATAAHLERKLTGLRRALDALEPGTGAAPTLPAQT from the coding sequence ATGGTGCAGAAGGCCAAGATCCTCCTGGTCGATGACCGGCCGGAGAATCTGCTGGCGCTGGAGGCCATTCTCTCCGCGCTCGATCAGACGCTGGTGCGGGCATCGTCCGGGGAGGAAGCGCTCAAGGCGCTGCTGACGGACGACTTCGCGGTCATCCTGCTGGACGTCCAGATGCCGGGTATGGACGGTTTCGAGACGGCCGCGCACATCAAGCGGCGCGAGCGGACGCGGGACATCCCGATCATCTTCCTCACTGCCATCAACCACGGCCCCCACCACACCTTCCGGGGGTACGCGGCGGGGGCGGTCGACTACATCTCGAAGCCGTTCGACCCGTGGGTGCTGCGCGCCAAGGTCTCCGTCTTCGTCGAGCTCTACATGAAGAACTGCAAGCTGCGCGAGCAGGCCGCCCTGCTGCGGCTGCAGTTGGAGGGCGGTGGCGAGGGCGGCCACGGCAAGGAGTCCGCCGGGCTGCTCGCCGAGCTCTCCGCCCGCCTCGCCGCCGTCGAGGAGCAGGCGGAGGCGCTGTCGAAGCAGCTCGACGACGACTCCGCCGACGCGGCGGCGGTCGCCACCGCCGCCCACCTGGAGCGCAAGCTCACGGGGCTGCGGCGCGCCCTGGACGCCCTGGAGCCGGGTACGGGCGCCGCGCCGACGCTGCCCGCCCAGACCTGA
- a CDS encoding DNA translocase FtsK: protein MASRTSGKGSQGTAGAAKPRAGRTTAAAKKAAPAKAPAKPPAKPAKKATAKKAAPSKRAPARKTAAKKAPPRPAPSPTGGVYRLARGVWLGLAHAIGAMFRGIGRGAKGLDPAHRKDGLALLLLGIALIVAAGTWSNLRGPVGDLVEMLVTGAFGRLDLLVPLLLGAIGVRVILYPEKPEANGRIVIGLSALVIGVLGQVHIACGSPGRGDGTEAMQDAGGLIGWAASQPLVFMMGEVLAVPMLVLLTIFGLLVVTATPVNAIPQRLRALGARLGLVEPADDPAEAEGYERYEGSDAYDEEWREAPPRTARPVRRRATGPAEPYDVDRAEAELLERRAGRAPRSAAPEPFDHGMDPVDIAAAAAAALDGAVLNGMPPSPIVADLTRDVTAERDAALAADAETSGPVAPAAPVPGARGGDKRSGGGVPDLTKPAPEPTDLPPRAEQLQLAGDITYALPSMDLLERGGPGKTRSAANDLVVESLSNVFTEFKVDAAVTGFTRGPTVTRYEVELGPAVKVEKITALTKNIAYAVASPDVRIISPIPGKSAVGIEIPNSDREMVNLGDVLRLADAAGDDHPMLVALGKDVEGGYVMANLAKMPHILVAGATGSGKSSCINCLITSVMIRATPEDVRMVLVDPKRVELTAYEGIPHLITPIITNPKRAAEALQWVVKEMDLRYDDLAAFGFRHIDDFNQAIRDGKIKLPEGSQRELNPYPYLLVIVDELADLMMVAPRDVEDSIVRITQLARAAGIHLVLATQRPSVDVVTGLIKANVPSRLAFATSSLADSRVILDQPGAEKLIGKGDGLFLPMGANKPVRMQGAFVTEHEVAAVVQHCKDQMTPVFREDVTVGTKQKKEIDEDIGDDLDLLCQAAELVVSTQFGSTSMLQRKLRVGFAKAGRLMDLMESRNIVGPSEGSKARDVLVKPDELDGVLAVIRGESGV from the coding sequence ATGGCTTCACGTACGTCCGGCAAGGGTTCTCAGGGCACGGCGGGCGCCGCAAAGCCGCGCGCCGGCCGGACGACGGCCGCCGCGAAGAAGGCGGCGCCCGCGAAGGCGCCGGCCAAGCCGCCCGCCAAACCCGCGAAGAAGGCGACGGCCAAGAAGGCGGCGCCGTCCAAGCGCGCGCCCGCGCGGAAGACCGCCGCGAAGAAGGCCCCGCCCCGCCCGGCACCGTCCCCCACCGGAGGCGTGTACCGGCTCGCCCGTGGTGTCTGGCTGGGCCTCGCCCACGCGATCGGGGCGATGTTCCGGGGGATAGGGCGGGGCGCCAAGGGCCTGGACCCCGCCCACCGCAAGGACGGGCTCGCGCTGCTGCTGCTCGGCATCGCGCTGATCGTCGCCGCGGGCACCTGGTCCAATCTGCGCGGACCGGTCGGCGACCTCGTCGAGATGCTGGTCACCGGGGCCTTCGGCCGGCTCGACCTGCTGGTGCCGCTGCTCCTCGGCGCGATCGGGGTCCGGGTGATCCTCTACCCCGAGAAGCCCGAGGCCAACGGCCGGATCGTGATCGGGCTCTCCGCCCTCGTCATCGGCGTCCTCGGCCAGGTCCACATCGCCTGCGGCTCGCCCGGCCGCGGCGACGGCACCGAGGCCATGCAGGACGCGGGCGGCCTCATCGGCTGGGCCGCGTCCCAGCCCCTCGTCTTCATGATGGGCGAGGTCCTCGCCGTACCGATGCTGGTGCTGCTCACCATCTTCGGGCTGCTCGTCGTCACCGCCACCCCGGTCAACGCCATCCCGCAGCGGCTGCGCGCCCTCGGCGCCAGGCTCGGCCTCGTCGAACCCGCCGACGACCCGGCGGAGGCCGAGGGATACGAGCGGTACGAAGGGTCCGACGCATACGACGAGGAGTGGCGCGAGGCCCCGCCGCGGACCGCCCGGCCCGTCCGGCGCCGGGCGACCGGCCCGGCGGAGCCGTACGACGTGGACCGGGCCGAGGCCGAGCTCCTGGAGCGGCGCGCCGGCCGTGCCCCGCGCAGCGCCGCGCCCGAGCCCTTCGACCACGGCATGGACCCGGTGGACATCGCCGCGGCCGCGGCGGCCGCGCTCGACGGCGCCGTGCTCAACGGCATGCCGCCCTCCCCGATCGTCGCCGATCTGACCAGGGACGTCACCGCCGAGCGGGACGCCGCCCTGGCCGCCGACGCGGAGACCTCCGGGCCCGTCGCCCCGGCGGCGCCCGTGCCGGGGGCGCGTGGGGGCGACAAGCGGTCGGGCGGGGGCGTACCCGACCTGACGAAGCCCGCGCCCGAGCCGACCGATCTGCCGCCCCGCGCCGAGCAGCTGCAGCTGGCCGGCGACATCACGTACGCGCTGCCGTCGATGGACCTGCTGGAGCGCGGCGGGCCCGGCAAGACCCGGAGCGCGGCCAACGACCTCGTCGTGGAATCGCTCTCCAACGTCTTCACCGAGTTCAAGGTCGACGCGGCCGTCACCGGCTTCACCCGCGGTCCGACGGTCACGCGGTACGAGGTCGAGCTCGGCCCCGCCGTGAAGGTCGAGAAGATCACGGCCCTGACCAAGAACATCGCGTACGCCGTGGCCTCGCCGGACGTCCGGATCATCTCGCCGATCCCCGGCAAGTCCGCCGTCGGCATCGAGATCCCGAACAGCGACCGCGAGATGGTCAACCTCGGGGACGTGCTGCGGCTCGCGGACGCGGCGGGCGACGACCACCCGATGCTGGTGGCGCTCGGCAAGGACGTCGAGGGCGGCTACGTGATGGCCAACCTGGCGAAGATGCCGCACATCCTGGTCGCCGGCGCCACGGGCTCCGGCAAGTCCTCCTGCATCAACTGCCTCATCACCTCGGTGATGATAAGAGCGACGCCCGAGGACGTCCGGATGGTGCTCGTCGACCCCAAGCGGGTCGAGCTCACCGCCTACGAGGGCATCCCGCACCTGATCACCCCGATCATCACCAACCCCAAGCGGGCCGCCGAGGCCCTCCAGTGGGTGGTGAAGGAGATGGACCTCCGCTACGACGACCTGGCCGCCTTCGGCTTCCGGCACATCGACGACTTCAACCAGGCCATCCGGGACGGGAAGATCAAGCTGCCCGAGGGCAGTCAGCGCGAGCTCAACCCCTACCCGTACCTCCTGGTGATCGTCGACGAGCTCGCCGACCTGATGATGGTCGCGCCGAGGGACGTCGAGGACTCGATCGTGCGCATCACCCAGTTGGCCCGCGCCGCGGGCATTCATCTCGTCCTCGCCACCCAGCGGCCGTCCGTGGACGTCGTCACCGGCCTGATCAAGGCGAACGTGCCCTCGCGGCTGGCCTTCGCCACCTCCTCGCTCGCCGACAGCCGGGTCATCCTGGACCAGCCCGGCGCCGAGAAGCTCATCGGGAAGGGTGACGGACTGTTCCTGCCGATGGGCGCCAACAAGCCCGTCCGTATGCAGGGTGCCTTCGTCACCGAGCACGAGGTCGCGGCCGTCGTGCAGCACTGCAAGGACCAGATGACGCCCGTCTTCCGGGAGGACGTCACCGTCGGCACCAAGCAGAAGAAGGAGATCGACGAGGACATCGGCGACGACCTCGACCTGCTGTGCCAGGCCGCCGAACTCGTCGTCTCGACGCAGTTCGGCTCCACGTCGATGCTCCAGCGCAAGCTGCGCGTCGGCTTCGCGAAGGCCGGCCGGCTGATGGACCTGATGGAGTCGCGGAACATCGTCGGACCGAGCGAGGGCTCCAAGGCGCGTGACGTGCTGGTGAAGCCGGACGAGCTGGACGGGGTTCTCGCCGTGATCCGGGGTGAGTCGGGGGTGTAG